A genomic segment from Juglans regia cultivar Chandler chromosome 14, Walnut 2.0, whole genome shotgun sequence encodes:
- the LOC108992958 gene encoding uncharacterized protein LOC108992958, whose product MLLVFLHTLFHQVTSRWPLLLCAATWTVLLTLTVAVASFAPEIAFVSAISPSSSFSKSCHADGFVRIPLDNPMEVMCFPAHLVRRSKLDFFLPTVFAALVVACSACMVRSLGLWES is encoded by the coding sequence ATGCTTCTCGTTTTCTTACACACTCTCTTTCACCAAGTCACGTCGCGGTGGCCGCTGCTGCTATGCGCGGCAACGTGGACGGTTCTCTTGACGTTAACCGTGGCCGTGGCATCGTTCGCGCCGGAGATCGCTTTTGTGTCGGCCATATCTCCGTCTTCCTCGTTCTCAAAATCGTGTCATGCGGACGGGTTCGTGAGGATTCCTTTGGATAATCCGATGGAGGTGATGTGCTTTCCGGCTCACTTGGTTAGGAGGTCCAAGTTGGATTTTTTCCTTCCGACAGTGTTTGCAGCTCTTGTTGTGGCTTGTTCGGCCTGCATGGTTCGGTCTTTGGGTTTGTGGGAGAGTTAG
- the LOC108992994 gene encoding ACT domain-containing protein ACR9-like isoform X1, which translates to MGLPSDDVVVIEKGNGKGEPFVITINCPDKTGLGCDICRVILEFGLYITKGDVSTDGRWCYIILWVVPRSSSLILRWSNIKDRLQSICPSCLVSFYFDQPSTRSMSSVVYLLKFFCLDRNGLLHDVTHVLCELELKIQRVKVMTTPDGRVLDLFFITDSMEILHTKTRQDETLEQLHAVLGESCISCELLLAGPEYECLQGISSLSPVVAEELFRCELSDKETRSQALSPDMAILKKASVTIDNSLSPVHTLLQIHCADHKGLLYDIMRTLKDCNIRIAYGRFSPNTKGHRDLDLFIQQNDGKKIVDPEKQNTLCSRLKEEMLHPLRVIIANRGPDTELLVANPVELSGEGRPRVFYDVTLALKLLGICIFTAEIGRHSTSGRKWEVYRFLLDENCKFQLSNMIARSQIVDRVRRTLMGW; encoded by the exons ATGGGACTACCGAGCGACGACGTCGTTGTGATCGAGAAGGGAAATGGGAAGGGCGAGCCCTTCGTCATCACGATTAATTGCCCCGATAAAACCGGACTCGGATGCGATATTTGCAGAGTAATCCTCGAATTCGGTCTCTACATAACTAAAGGAG ATGTTTCCACTGATGGGAGGTGGTGCTACATTATATTATGGGTAGTTCCTCGTTCCAGCTCCCTCATCTTGCGATGGTCGAATATAAAAGACCGCCTCCAATCAATATGCCCATCATGTTTGGTGTCGTTTTACTTTGACCAACCATCTACACGCTCGATGTCCTCTGTGGTTTACCTATTGAAGTTTTTTTGCCTTGACCGGAATGGTCTGCTACATG ACGTTACGCATGTTCTCTGCGAGCTTGAGCTTAAAAttcaaagagtaaaagtgaTGACGACTCCAGATGGCAGAGTTCTTGACCTCTTCTTCATTACGGATAGCAT GGAGATTCTACACACAAAGACACGACAAGATGAGACATTGGAACAATTGCATGCTGTCTTGGGTGAATCCTGTATCAGCTGTGAACTTCTGTTGGCAGGTCCCGAGTATGAATGCCTTCAGGGGATATCTTCTCTTTCTCCTGTAGTAGCCGAGGAGCTATTTAGATGCGAGTTATCAGATAAGGAAACCCGCTCTCAAGCTCTTAGTCCAGATATGGCAATATTGAAGAAGGCTAGTGTGACCATTGACAATTCATTGAGTCCAGTTCATACATTACTTCAAATACACTGCGCTGATCACAAGGGTCTATTATATGACATCATGAGAACTTTGAAAGACTGCAATATCCGG ATAGCTTATGGTCGATTCTCACCAAATACAAAGGGCCATCGTGATTTGGACCTATTTATTCAGCAAAATGATGggaaaaagattgtggatccTGAGAAACAGAATACATTGTGTTCTCGTTTGAAAGAGGAAATGCTTCATCCATTGCGTGTCATTATTGCAAACCGAGGACCAGACACCGAATTGCTGGTTGCTAATCCAGTTGAGTTATCTGGAGAGGGAAGACCTCGAGTTTTCTATGATGTTACCCTTGCTCTAAAATTACTTGGGATCTGCATTTTCACG GCTGAAATAGGAAGGCATTCAACATCAGGTCGTAAATGGGAGGTCTACAGATTTCTTTTGGATGAGAACTGCAAATTTCAGTTATCCAATATGATAGCTAGGAGTCAGATTGTAGACAGAGTTAGAAGAACATTGATGGGTTGGTGa
- the LOC108992994 gene encoding ACT domain-containing protein ACR9-like isoform X2 — protein sequence MGLPSDDVVVIEKGNGKGEPFVITINCPDKTGLGCDICRVILEFGLYITKGDVSTDGRWCYIILWVVPRSSSLILRWSNIKDRLQSICPSCLVSFYFDQPSTRSMSSVVYLLKFFCLDRNGLLHDVTHVLCELELKIQRVKVMTTPDGRVLDLFFITDSMEILHTKTRQDETLEQLHAVLGESCISCELLLAGPEYECLQGISSLSPVVAEELFRCELSDKETRSQALSPDMAILKKASVTIDNSLSPVHTLLQIHCADHKGLLYDIMRTLKDCNIRGHRDLDLFIQQNDGKKIVDPEKQNTLCSRLKEEMLHPLRVIIANRGPDTELLVANPVELSGEGRPRVFYDVTLALKLLGICIFTAEIGRHSTSGRKWEVYRFLLDENCKFQLSNMIARSQIVDRVRRTLMGW from the exons ATGGGACTACCGAGCGACGACGTCGTTGTGATCGAGAAGGGAAATGGGAAGGGCGAGCCCTTCGTCATCACGATTAATTGCCCCGATAAAACCGGACTCGGATGCGATATTTGCAGAGTAATCCTCGAATTCGGTCTCTACATAACTAAAGGAG ATGTTTCCACTGATGGGAGGTGGTGCTACATTATATTATGGGTAGTTCCTCGTTCCAGCTCCCTCATCTTGCGATGGTCGAATATAAAAGACCGCCTCCAATCAATATGCCCATCATGTTTGGTGTCGTTTTACTTTGACCAACCATCTACACGCTCGATGTCCTCTGTGGTTTACCTATTGAAGTTTTTTTGCCTTGACCGGAATGGTCTGCTACATG ACGTTACGCATGTTCTCTGCGAGCTTGAGCTTAAAAttcaaagagtaaaagtgaTGACGACTCCAGATGGCAGAGTTCTTGACCTCTTCTTCATTACGGATAGCAT GGAGATTCTACACACAAAGACACGACAAGATGAGACATTGGAACAATTGCATGCTGTCTTGGGTGAATCCTGTATCAGCTGTGAACTTCTGTTGGCAGGTCCCGAGTATGAATGCCTTCAGGGGATATCTTCTCTTTCTCCTGTAGTAGCCGAGGAGCTATTTAGATGCGAGTTATCAGATAAGGAAACCCGCTCTCAAGCTCTTAGTCCAGATATGGCAATATTGAAGAAGGCTAGTGTGACCATTGACAATTCATTGAGTCCAGTTCATACATTACTTCAAATACACTGCGCTGATCACAAGGGTCTATTATATGACATCATGAGAACTTTGAAAGACTGCAATATCCGG GGCCATCGTGATTTGGACCTATTTATTCAGCAAAATGATGggaaaaagattgtggatccTGAGAAACAGAATACATTGTGTTCTCGTTTGAAAGAGGAAATGCTTCATCCATTGCGTGTCATTATTGCAAACCGAGGACCAGACACCGAATTGCTGGTTGCTAATCCAGTTGAGTTATCTGGAGAGGGAAGACCTCGAGTTTTCTATGATGTTACCCTTGCTCTAAAATTACTTGGGATCTGCATTTTCACG GCTGAAATAGGAAGGCATTCAACATCAGGTCGTAAATGGGAGGTCTACAGATTTCTTTTGGATGAGAACTGCAAATTTCAGTTATCCAATATGATAGCTAGGAGTCAGATTGTAGACAGAGTTAGAAGAACATTGATGGGTTGGTGa
- the LOC108992971 gene encoding uncharacterized protein LOC108992971 isoform X1 has product MPHAQAPVTSRSSAYLSALSSEIEKKLQRARASPSQRPKLLQELFADIALEVDDRAKDIILTREEDVISPAEDGTHGPLCFFDVLADYYVRLPEIAKPILELIVQLWSQSFASHIFTLLFHKWLFEVQLDNSEVLLRYSSALVQGATNIFWIDIQTNTWRFQSLFRYLLEEVALEPKRLNKIPVQAQRDLCLLLSRFIIFYNSVTVDKLESFLKQFPVFPNALLVGGAADIFVIELTDQLQKLKVEPVLLHYLSHIGVLQGLELRMTTSTRFKTCLYSFTSPGGPMYTTRSVRHAAWNALDLLFPVGRYPRHLISLFFRLLYPWYWPSSCWNFVISCIKAILYSLLRMIFSSWEKVKRPKE; this is encoded by the exons ATGCCACATGCTCAAGCCCCCGTAACGTCTCGGAGCTCCGCTTATCTTAGTGCTCTCAGCTCAGAGATCGAGAAGAAGCTCCAACGG GCGCGAGCTTCTCCTTCGCAGAGACCCAAGTTGTTGCAAGAGTTATTTGCTGACATTGCCTTAGAGGTTGATGACCGAGCGAAAG ATATAATTCTCACCAGAGAAGAAGACGTGATTTCCCCTGCAGAGGATGGTACTCATGGTCCGTTATGCTTTTTTGACGTTCTTGCGGATTATTATGTTCGGCTGCCTGAGATTGCAAAGCCCATCCTTGAATTAATTGTCCAGCTATGGAGCCAGTCTTTTGCATCCCATATTTTTACACTTTTGTTCCACAAATGG CTGTTTGAAGTTCAACTCGACAATTCTGAAGTCCTCCTCCGCTACTCATCGGCTCTTGTTCAAGGTGCCACAAATATTTTCTG GATTGACATCCAAACCAATACTTGGCGCTTTCAATCCCTCTTTCGT TATCTTCTTGAGGAAGTTGCACTGGAGCCCAAACGATTGAATAAAATTCCCGTGCAG GCCCAGAGAGATCTGTGTCTTTTACTGTCAAGGTTCATAATTTTCTACAATTCAG TTACAGTTGACAAGCTTGAAAGCTTCTTAAAGCAATTTCCTGTTTTTCCAAATGCTCTCTTGGTTGGTGGTGCAGCAGACATCTTTGTTATTGAACTTACAGATCAG CTTCAAAAGTTGAAGGTGGAACCAGTACTGCTCCATTACCTTTCACACATTGGGGTTCTCCAGG GCTTGGAACTAAGAATGACCACAAGTACAAGGTTCAAGACTTGTTTATATAGCTTCACATCGCCCGGTGGTCCAATGTATACTACAAGATCTGTTCGTCATGCTGCCTGGAATGCACTAGATTTGCTTTTTCCG GTTGGGCGCTACCCTCGGCATCTTATAAGCCTATTTTTTCGACTGCTATATCCATGGTATTGGCCCTCTTCTTGTTGGAACTTTGTGATCTCTTGCATAAAGGCGATACTGTATTCTCTGTTAAGAATGATCTTTTCTAGTTGGGAGAAGGTGAAAAGGCCAAAAGAATAA
- the LOC108992972 gene encoding THO complex subunit 4A-like isoform X2: MSAALDMALDDIIKTNKQSGSGARGRNRASGTGTGPGPARRFPNRAANRTAPYAPPKAPETTWQHDLYMEENLGRASAIETGTKLYISNLDYGVSNEDIKELFAEVGDLKRYSIHYDRSGRSKGTAEVVFSRRADAVAAVKRYNNVQLDGKPMKLEIVGTNIATPGAPPATNGTFGIPNAIPRGDSVHFAYVAT, encoded by the exons ATGTCGGCCGCTTTGGACATGGCCCTCGACGACATCATCAAGACCAACAAGCAGTCCGGATCCGGGGCCAGAGGCCGTAACCGAGCCTCCGGTACCGGAACCGGACCCGGACCCGCTCGCCGCTTCCCCAATCGCGCCGCGAACCGTACGGCTCCTTATGCACCCCCTAAG GCGCCGGAGACGACATGGCAGCACGATTTGTATATGGAAGAGAATTTGGGGCGGGCCTCTGCTATAGAAACCGGGACCAAGCTATACATATCCAATCTTGATTACGGTGTTTCGAATGAAGACATTAAG GAACTGTTTGCCGAAGTTGGTGACCTCAAACGTTATTCAATCCATTATGACAGGAGTGGGAGATCAAAG GGAACAGCCGAAGTAGTCTTCTCCAGACGAGCAGATGCTGTTGCTGCTGTCAAGAGATACAACAATGTGCAGCTTGACGGGAAACCAATGAAGTTAGAGATCGTGGGAACAAACATTGCAACACCTGGTGCACCTCCAGCAACTAATGGCACTTTTGGAATTCCAAATGCGATCCCAAGAGG TGACAGTGTGCATTTTGCTTATGTAGCAACTTGA
- the LOC108992972 gene encoding THO complex subunit 4A-like isoform X1, translating into MSAALDMALDDIIKTNKQSGSGARGRNRASGTGTGPGPARRFPNRAANRTAPYAPPKAPETTWQHDLYMEENLGRASAIETGTKLYISNLDYGVSNEDIKELFAEVGDLKRYSIHYDRSGRSKGTAEVVFSRRADAVAAVKRYNNVQLDGKPMKLEIVGTNIATPGAPPATNGTFGIPNAIPRGGQGRAGAALGRPRGGGGGRGFGRGRGRGRGRGRGEKVSQEDLDADLEKYHEEAKQNN; encoded by the exons ATGTCGGCCGCTTTGGACATGGCCCTCGACGACATCATCAAGACCAACAAGCAGTCCGGATCCGGGGCCAGAGGCCGTAACCGAGCCTCCGGTACCGGAACCGGACCCGGACCCGCTCGCCGCTTCCCCAATCGCGCCGCGAACCGTACGGCTCCTTATGCACCCCCTAAG GCGCCGGAGACGACATGGCAGCACGATTTGTATATGGAAGAGAATTTGGGGCGGGCCTCTGCTATAGAAACCGGGACCAAGCTATACATATCCAATCTTGATTACGGTGTTTCGAATGAAGACATTAAG GAACTGTTTGCCGAAGTTGGTGACCTCAAACGTTATTCAATCCATTATGACAGGAGTGGGAGATCAAAG GGAACAGCCGAAGTAGTCTTCTCCAGACGAGCAGATGCTGTTGCTGCTGTCAAGAGATACAACAATGTGCAGCTTGACGGGAAACCAATGAAGTTAGAGATCGTGGGAACAAACATTGCAACACCTGGTGCACCTCCAGCAACTAATGGCACTTTTGGAATTCCAAATGCGATCCCAAGAGG TGGGCAAGGTAGGGCTGGTGCAGCACTTGGACGGCCACGTGGTGGCGGAGGTGGCCGTGGTTTTGGAAGGGGTCGTGGACGTGGACGGGGAAGAGGCCGTGGTGAAAAGGTATCTCAGGAAGATCTTGATGCTGATTTGGAGAAGTATCATGAGGAAGCAAAGCAGAATAATTGA
- the LOC108992971 gene encoding uncharacterized protein LOC108992971 isoform X2: MPHAQAPVTSRSSAYLSALSSEIEKKLQRARASPSQRPKLLQELFADIALEVDDRAKDIILTREEDVISPAEDGTHGPLCFFDVLADYYVRLPEIAKPILELIVQLWSQSFASHIFTLLFHKWLFEVQLDNSEVLLRYSSALVQGATNIFWIDIQTNTWRFQSLFRYLLEEVALEPKRLNKIPVQAQRDLCLLLSRFIIFYNSVDKLESFLKQFPVFPNALLVGGAADIFVIELTDQLQKLKVEPVLLHYLSHIGVLQGLELRMTTSTRFKTCLYSFTSPGGPMYTTRSVRHAAWNALDLLFPVGRYPRHLISLFFRLLYPWYWPSSCWNFVISCIKAILYSLLRMIFSSWEKVKRPKE; this comes from the exons ATGCCACATGCTCAAGCCCCCGTAACGTCTCGGAGCTCCGCTTATCTTAGTGCTCTCAGCTCAGAGATCGAGAAGAAGCTCCAACGG GCGCGAGCTTCTCCTTCGCAGAGACCCAAGTTGTTGCAAGAGTTATTTGCTGACATTGCCTTAGAGGTTGATGACCGAGCGAAAG ATATAATTCTCACCAGAGAAGAAGACGTGATTTCCCCTGCAGAGGATGGTACTCATGGTCCGTTATGCTTTTTTGACGTTCTTGCGGATTATTATGTTCGGCTGCCTGAGATTGCAAAGCCCATCCTTGAATTAATTGTCCAGCTATGGAGCCAGTCTTTTGCATCCCATATTTTTACACTTTTGTTCCACAAATGG CTGTTTGAAGTTCAACTCGACAATTCTGAAGTCCTCCTCCGCTACTCATCGGCTCTTGTTCAAGGTGCCACAAATATTTTCTG GATTGACATCCAAACCAATACTTGGCGCTTTCAATCCCTCTTTCGT TATCTTCTTGAGGAAGTTGCACTGGAGCCCAAACGATTGAATAAAATTCCCGTGCAG GCCCAGAGAGATCTGTGTCTTTTACTGTCAAGGTTCATAATTTTCTACAATTCAG TTGACAAGCTTGAAAGCTTCTTAAAGCAATTTCCTGTTTTTCCAAATGCTCTCTTGGTTGGTGGTGCAGCAGACATCTTTGTTATTGAACTTACAGATCAG CTTCAAAAGTTGAAGGTGGAACCAGTACTGCTCCATTACCTTTCACACATTGGGGTTCTCCAGG GCTTGGAACTAAGAATGACCACAAGTACAAGGTTCAAGACTTGTTTATATAGCTTCACATCGCCCGGTGGTCCAATGTATACTACAAGATCTGTTCGTCATGCTGCCTGGAATGCACTAGATTTGCTTTTTCCG GTTGGGCGCTACCCTCGGCATCTTATAAGCCTATTTTTTCGACTGCTATATCCATGGTATTGGCCCTCTTCTTGTTGGAACTTTGTGATCTCTTGCATAAAGGCGATACTGTATTCTCTGTTAAGAATGATCTTTTCTAGTTGGGAGAAGGTGAAAAGGCCAAAAGAATAA
- the LOC108993012 gene encoding histone H4, with translation MSGRGKGGKGLGKGGAKRHRKVLRDNIQGITKPAIRRLARRGGVKRISGLIYEETRGVLKIFLENVIRDAVTYTEHARRKTVTAMDVVYALKRQGRTLYGFGG, from the coding sequence ATGTCGGGTCGTGGAAAGGGAGGTAAGGGCTTGGGTAAGGGAGGAGCGAAGAGGCATCGTAAGGTTCTCCGCGATAACATCCAGGGCATCACCAAGCCCGCGATTCGCCGTTTGGCTCGCAGGGGTGGTGTGAAGCGTATCAGTGGTCTGATCTACGAGGAGACCCGAGGGGTTCTCAAGATCTTCTTGGAGAATGTCATTCGCGATGCTGTGACGTACACTGAGCACGCTAGGAGGAAGACCGTGACAGCTATGGATGTGGTTTACGCCTTGAAGAGGCAGGGAAGGACCCTCTATGGGTTTGGCGGTTAG